Proteins encoded within one genomic window of Oncorhynchus masou masou isolate Uvic2021 chromosome 1, UVic_Omas_1.1, whole genome shotgun sequence:
- the derl3 gene encoding derlin-3, whose product MAHSFTQEYFQIPSVTRAYTTACVLTTAAVQLEVITPFQLYFNPDLIIRRYQIWRLITNFLFFGSLGFSFLFNIIFLYRYCRMLEEGSFRGRTADFVYMFLFGGVLMTLFGLFANLFFLGQAFTIMLVYVWSRRNPNIRMNFFGLLNFQAPFLPWVLMGFSLLLGNSIVVDLLGIGVGHIYYFLEDVFPNQPGGRKLLMTPELLRTVFDTQEEDPSYFPLPEEQAGEFWQDQGGDGGEPNDQGQ is encoded by the exons ATGGCTCACAGCTTCACTCAAGAATATTTCCAGATTCCTTCCGTTACCAGAGCGTACACTACAGCTTGCGTTTTGACTACAGCAGCGGTG CAATTGGAGGTAATCACcccatttcagctttatttcaACCCAGACCTCATCATTAGAAGATACCAG ATATGGCGGCTGATCACCAACTTCCTCTTTTTCGGCTCACTTGGATTCAGTTTTTTGTTCAACATCATCTTTCT GTATCGTTATTGTCGTATGCTGGAGGAAGGGTCTTTCCGAGGCCGCACTGCAGATTTCGTATATATGTTCCTGTTTGGGGGTGTCCTCATGACT CTGTTTGGCCTCTTTGCCAACCTATTCTTCCTGGGCCAGGCATTCACCATCATGCTGGTGTATGTGTGGAGTAGAAGGAATCCTAACATACGCATGAACTTCTTCGGCCTTCTGAACTTCCAGGCACCGTTTCTGCCCTGGGTGCTCATGGGATTCTCATTGCTGCTTGGCAATTCCATTGTCGTTGACCTTctag GAATCGGAGTAGGACACATCTACTACTTTCTGGAAGATGTGTTTCCAAACCAGCCTGGAGGCAGGAAGCTGCTGATGACACCAGAACTTCT tcgAACCGTGTTTGACACCCAAGAGGAAGACCCCAGCTACTTCCCACTCCCTGAGGAGCAGGCTGGAGAGTTTTGGCAGGACCAAGGTGGAGACGGAGGGGAGCCCAATGACCAGGGGCAGTAG